In Arcobacter sp. F155, one DNA window encodes the following:
- a CDS encoding radical SAM/SPASM domain-containing protein, with protein MNNIKYGFQKHLSKEYPSQIIIDLTQFCNLACIHCPHPIFKKSEYFTGSHLDLNLHKKLIDDIAENSNNICQYIRYTANGETLLHPNFDEIILYSGKYSNTRINVTTNGNLLTNSKINVLLEAKVDVIDISIDAYLEETYSKIRINGNLEIVKQNIKNLIKKIKETNSQTKIVVSFVNQPKNIQEAESFKKYWEEQGANFVVIRNLHSSAGSKKNISKKMKDLTQTTFRKPCLYPWERLTLTPDGKLAFCPADWVHGSHFIDFKTTSIKEVWQSKFMEELREAHLKNDFKNFSFCENCPDWVNTKWPEEGTSYMNVMKDLIPNDLLD; from the coding sequence ATGAATAATATAAAATATGGTTTTCAAAAACATCTTTCAAAAGAGTATCCCTCTCAAATAATCATAGATTTAACGCAATTTTGTAATCTTGCTTGTATTCACTGTCCTCATCCTATATTTAAAAAATCAGAATATTTTACGGGCTCACATTTAGACCTAAATTTGCATAAAAAATTAATTGATGATATTGCAGAAAATAGTAATAATATTTGTCAGTATATAAGATATACGGCAAATGGAGAGACTTTATTACATCCTAATTTTGATGAAATAATCTTATATTCAGGGAAATATAGTAATACAAGAATAAATGTTACAACAAATGGAAACTTACTAACTAACTCAAAAATTAATGTTCTATTAGAAGCAAAAGTAGATGTAATTGATATAAGTATTGATGCTTATTTAGAAGAGACTTATTCAAAAATTAGAATAAATGGTAATTTAGAAATAGTAAAGCAAAATATTAAAAATTTAATAAAAAAAATAAAAGAGACTAATAGTCAAACAAAAATAGTTGTAAGTTTTGTTAATCAACCTAAAAATATTCAAGAAGCTGAAAGTTTTAAAAAATACTGGGAAGAGCAAGGAGCTAATTTTGTAGTAATTAGAAATTTACACTCTTCTGCTGGCTCTAAAAAAAATATTTCAAAAAAAATGAAAGATCTAACTCAAACAACTTTTAGAAAACCTTGCTTATATCCTTGGGAAAGACTTACTTTAACACCTGATGGAAAATTAGCTTTTTGTCCTGCTGATTGGGTACATGGTTCACATTTTATTGATTTTAAAACTACTTCAATAAAAGAAGTATGGCAAAGTAAATTTATGGAAGAGTTAAGAGAAGCTCATTTAAAAAATGATTTTAAAAATTTCTCTTTTTGCGAAAATTGTCCTGACTGGGTTAATACAAAATGGCCAGAAGAAGGAACTTCTTATATGAATGTGATGAAAGATCTAATTCCTAATGATTTATTGGATTAA
- a CDS encoding dTDP-glucose 4,6-dehydratase encodes MGNTYLITGGAGFIGSNFATYIYNKYRDSKIIVLDLLTYAGNIENFPVNINNINERFEFWYGDVKNSALVEELVAKSDYVVHFAAETHVTRSIFDNRNFFETDVIGTQTIANAVLQNKHKIKKFIHISTSEVYGSAHQCEYMNEDHPLNPASPYAAAKAGADRLVYSYVNTYDIPAVIVRPFNNYGPKQHLEKAIPRFITNALMEEKLHIHGEGIASRDWVYVEDTCNGLDIILNAPLNKVQGEVFNLGTGKSISIKEVALKVIKQLNIDSSFIQYIEDRPGQVDCHRADINKMKEVLNWTAKVEFEEGLEKTISWYKNNSQTWEKQIWMRQIPIILKDGQKVIH; translated from the coding sequence ATGGGGAATACTTATCTTATTACTGGTGGAGCTGGTTTTATAGGTTCTAATTTTGCAACATATATTTACAATAAATATAGAGATTCAAAAATTATAGTTTTAGATTTATTAACATATGCAGGAAATATAGAAAACTTCCCTGTAAATATAAATAATATCAATGAAAGATTTGAGTTTTGGTATGGAGATGTAAAAAATAGTGCATTAGTTGAAGAACTAGTAGCTAAATCAGATTATGTTGTACATTTTGCTGCTGAAACTCATGTAACAAGGTCAATTTTTGATAATAGAAATTTTTTTGAAACGGATGTTATAGGTACTCAAACTATTGCAAATGCAGTATTACAAAATAAACATAAAATAAAAAAATTTATTCATATTTCTACTTCTGAGGTTTATGGTTCAGCACATCAATGTGAATATATGAATGAAGACCACCCTTTAAACCCAGCATCACCTTATGCTGCAGCAAAAGCTGGTGCAGATAGACTGGTATATTCTTATGTTAATACTTATGATATTCCAGCCGTGATTGTGAGACCTTTTAATAATTATGGCCCAAAACAGCATTTAGAAAAGGCGATTCCAAGATTTATTACAAATGCACTTATGGAAGAAAAACTTCATATTCATGGAGAAGGAATTGCTTCAAGAGATTGGGTTTATGTTGAAGATACGTGCAATGGCTTAGATATTATTTTAAATGCCCCTTTAAATAAAGTACAAGGAGAAGTTTTCAATCTTGGAACAGGAAAATCAATTTCTATAAAAGAAGTAGCATTAAAAGTGATTAAACAGTTAAATATTGATAGTTCATTTATTCAATATATTGAAGATAGACCAGGTCAAGTGGACTGCCACAGAGCAGATATAAATAAAATGAAAGAAGTATTAAACTGGACAGCTAAAGTTGAATTTGAAGAGGGCTTAGAAAAAACTATAAGTTGGTATAAAAATAATTCTCAAACTTGGGAAAAACAAATTTGGATGAGACAAATACCAATTATTTTAAAAGATGGGCAAAAAGTGATTCACTAA
- a CDS encoding DegT/DnrJ/EryC1/StrS aminotransferase family protein — MKVDFFKHNINKEDIKRVNKVLKSIFLTNANVTKEFENNFCEYLDSKYCIAVNSCTAALHLSLLALDIKEGDEVITTPMSFVATSNAILHVGAKPIFVDIEKETGNINADLIESAITEKTKAIIPVHLFGNMCDMKKIKQIANKHKLFIIEDAAHCIEGQRDGVKVGQLSNAACFSFYATKNITSGEGGAITTNDEELAKKLYKLRLHGINKDAASRYTNGFQHWDMELLGWKYNISDIQAALLIGQLEKIEKRLEKREKLAKYYEKSLKKAQIKFITIPEKTKSARHLFIILTKNRDNIIKKLQEKNIQVAVNYRAIHNLTYYKQIFNYKPEDFPIANEFGNNVISIPLYPKLKNKEAKYIVNTIKKVLLNNES; from the coding sequence ATGAAAGTAGATTTTTTTAAACATAATATTAATAAAGAAGATATAAAAAGAGTTAATAAAGTATTAAAATCAATATTTTTAACAAATGCCAATGTTACTAAAGAGTTTGAAAATAACTTTTGTGAATACTTAGATTCTAAATATTGTATTGCTGTTAATTCTTGCACCGCAGCACTTCACTTATCTTTATTAGCATTAGATATAAAAGAAGGTGATGAAGTTATTACAACTCCTATGAGTTTTGTAGCAACCTCAAATGCTATTTTACATGTGGGAGCAAAACCTATTTTTGTAGATATAGAAAAAGAGACTGGAAATATAAATGCAGATTTAATTGAAAGTGCTATTACTGAGAAAACAAAAGCTATTATTCCTGTTCATTTATTTGGAAATATGTGTGATATGAAAAAGATTAAACAAATTGCAAATAAACATAAACTTTTTATCATAGAAGATGCTGCACATTGTATAGAAGGACAAAGAGATGGAGTAAAAGTTGGTCAATTATCTAATGCAGCTTGTTTTTCTTTTTATGCCACAAAAAATATTACAAGTGGAGAGGGTGGAGCAATAACAACAAATGATGAAGAACTTGCAAAAAAACTTTATAAATTAAGACTTCATGGAATTAATAAAGATGCCGCCTCAAGATATACAAATGGCTTTCAACATTGGGATATGGAACTTTTAGGCTGGAAATATAATATTAGTGATATACAAGCAGCTTTACTTATAGGGCAATTAGAAAAAATAGAAAAAAGGTTAGAAAAAAGAGAGAAACTTGCAAAGTATTATGAAAAAAGTCTTAAAAAAGCACAAATAAAATTTATTACTATCCCAGAAAAAACTAAAAGTGCAAGGCATCTTTTTATTATACTTACTAAAAATAGAGATAATATAATAAAAAAGTTACAAGAAAAAAATATTCAAGTAGCTGTAAATTATAGAGCTATTCATAATTTAACTTATTATAAACAAATATTTAATTATAAACCTGAAGATTTTCCAATTGCAAATGAGTTTGGAAATAATGTTATTTCTATTCCTTTATATCCTAAACTAAAAAATAAAGAGGCCAAATATATAGTTAATACAATTAAGAAGGTATTATTAAATAATGAAAGTTAA
- a CDS encoding sulfatase-like hydrolase/transferase, giving the protein MKVKNILWLIPDGVRTVKYNDPFGRFEFFKTLKSEGFCEFKNMYTAHPSTYMSFSSFLRGTYATKISKTYGSLKSLRYELETVDKKLSKLGMNIYFLTFYPDDLKDQINSKIIDLVENKEKALSAYYQYKNGTIFDEEYVEEYNNYIKYFLENEELKEPFFLLIHVNVPLFKDPVKYFNYDYNKYFEEIYTSAISKIDENSTAIIVNSDHGYPFYREGKEYNFSHDELMSQENIKASFFIKHPDIKVKEVEHNTSLVDILPTIYDIFSLEYPKYLDGISLFKTIEEGSFNRVLRVENKFPLQKKAKVVLIKDDYKIEYDRDRKDFKLFKIQKNSINETFVTDKIMLTKYISLFNKYEKRFEEEREMILKESRRNKEKKIKLLMKKRRSLIIKSSDNPYIEEFIENYTNSKNIIIDLKNINEYINKEFERIIFLVSEVLQIDSSILGEELHLLSLFNNTPLYVIDSYHNIEYCNEMIDEFLEKKHKIFTLRSKKKNRSEAERNKIREAFQIIYKKKVEK; this is encoded by the coding sequence ATGAAAGTTAAAAATATTCTTTGGCTTATCCCGGATGGAGTACGTACCGTAAAATATAATGACCCTTTTGGAAGATTTGAATTTTTTAAAACATTAAAGAGTGAGGGTTTTTGTGAATTTAAAAATATGTATACTGCTCATCCTAGTACATATATGTCTTTTTCTTCTTTTTTGAGAGGGACATATGCTACAAAAATTTCAAAAACTTATGGTAGTTTAAAATCATTACGTTATGAGCTAGAAACGGTAGATAAAAAACTATCTAAGTTGGGTATGAATATATACTTTTTAACTTTTTATCCAGATGACTTAAAAGATCAAATTAATAGTAAAATTATAGATTTAGTTGAAAATAAAGAAAAGGCATTATCTGCTTATTATCAATATAAAAATGGAACAATTTTTGATGAAGAGTATGTTGAAGAATATAATAATTATATTAAATATTTTTTAGAAAATGAAGAGTTAAAGGAACCTTTTTTTCTTTTGATACATGTAAATGTACCTTTATTTAAAGATCCAGTTAAATATTTTAACTATGATTATAATAAATATTTTGAAGAGATTTATACTTCAGCAATTTCTAAAATTGATGAAAATTCAACTGCAATAATTGTGAATTCAGACCATGGTTATCCCTTTTATAGAGAAGGTAAAGAATATAATTTTTCTCATGATGAATTAATGTCCCAAGAGAATATAAAGGCTTCTTTTTTTATAAAACATCCTGATATAAAGGTAAAAGAGGTAGAACATAATACCTCATTAGTAGATATCCTTCCTACAATATATGATATTTTTAGTCTAGAATATCCAAAGTACTTAGATGGAATTAGTCTTTTTAAAACCATAGAAGAAGGTTCTTTTAATAGAGTACTTAGAGTTGAGAATAAATTCCCATTACAGAAAAAAGCAAAAGTTGTTTTAATTAAAGATGACTATAAAATAGAATATGATAGAGATAGGAAAGACTTTAAATTATTTAAAATTCAAAAGAATAGTATAAACGAGACTTTTGTTACAGATAAAATAATGCTTACTAAATATATTTCTCTTTTTAATAAATATGAAAAAAGATTTGAAGAAGAAAGAGAAATGATTTTAAAAGAAAGTAGAAGAAATAAAGAAAAAAAAATAAAACTACTAATGAAGAAAAGAAGAAGTTTGATTATTAAGTCTAGTGATAATCCATATATAGAGGAATTTATTGAAAATTATACAAATTCAAAAAATATAATTATAGATTTAAAAAATATAAATGAATATATTAATAAAGAATTTGAACGAATTATTTTCTTAGTTAGTGAAGTATTACAAATTGATTCCTCTATTTTAGGGGAAGAATTACATTTATTAAGTTTATTTAATAATACACCTTTATATGTTATTGATTCATATCACAATATAGAGTATTGCAATGAAATGATTGATGAATTTCTTGAAAAAAAACATAAAATATTTACTTTGAGAAGTAAAAAAAAGAATCGTTCTGAAGCTGAAAGAAATAAGATAAGAGAAGCTTTTCAAATTATTTATAAAAAGAAAGTAGAAAAGTAA
- a CDS encoding adenylyl-sulfate kinase — translation MVIWIIGLPGSGKTTLAKKLQKEDSSLKILHIDGDDMRTIWGEDIGYTLEDRKKNSLRIQKLSKIFEQQGFTVVVSIMSIFEEHRIENRSYYDKYLEVFLDVPINILKTRRTIYQDAIEKKITNVVGIDIPYDKPKTSDIVFKNNTLEDIVLQIKKVINV, via the coding sequence ATGGTTATTTGGATAATTGGTTTACCTGGATCAGGCAAAACTACTTTGGCTAAAAAACTTCAAAAAGAAGATTCTTCTTTAAAAATACTTCATATTGATGGTGATGATATGCGAACGATTTGGGGAGAAGATATAGGATATACTCTTGAAGATAGAAAAAAGAATTCTTTAAGGATACAAAAATTATCAAAGATATTTGAACAACAGGGTTTTACAGTCGTTGTATCGATAATGTCGATTTTTGAAGAACATAGAATAGAGAATAGAAGTTATTATGATAAATATCTAGAAGTATTTTTAGATGTACCAATTAATATTCTAAAAACAAGAAGAACTATTTATCAAGATGCAATTGAAAAAAAGATTACAAATGTTGTTGGGATAGATATTCCTTATGATAAACCCAAAACATCTGATATAGTTTTTAAAAATAATACTTTAGAGGATATTGTTTTACAAATTAAAAAGGTAATAAATGTATAA
- a CDS encoding formyltransferase family protein, whose product MYDISFVGTSNYRAYFYLKAIKEAKIKLNSVKIYNYKKLDISSFKNKKIGYMNFSITIDESFENLLKYFETEFIEKTSINDFTDELDESSNHIYIFCGNGGEIVNKNILKKTRLLHVHPGKLPEYRGSTTIYYSLLKESICYATAFFLDSKIDTGDIIKEMSFEILDVDFDYLYDPFIRTYLLINILTLKNFNTRKQKRDNKKEYYIIHPVLKKLALNKKEIIVKNEKSL is encoded by the coding sequence ATGTATGATATTTCCTTTGTAGGTACATCAAATTATAGAGCTTATTTTTATCTTAAGGCAATTAAAGAGGCTAAGATAAAACTAAATAGCGTAAAAATATATAATTATAAAAAGCTAGATATATCATCTTTTAAAAATAAAAAAATTGGATATATGAATTTTAGTATAACAATTGATGAGTCATTTGAAAATTTATTGAAATATTTTGAAACTGAATTTATAGAAAAAACTTCAATAAATGATTTTACAGATGAATTAGATGAAAGTAGTAACCATATATATATTTTTTGTGGGAATGGTGGTGAAATTGTTAATAAAAATATACTAAAAAAAACAAGATTACTTCATGTTCATCCAGGGAAACTTCCTGAGTATAGAGGAAGTACAACTATATACTATTCACTATTAAAAGAGTCTATTTGTTATGCTACAGCTTTTTTCTTAGATTCAAAAATTGATACTGGGGATATAATTAAGGAAATGAGTTTTGAAATATTAGATGTAGATTTTGATTATCTATATGATCCATTTATTAGAACATATTTATTAATTAATATTTTAACTTTAAAAAATTTTAATACAAGAAAACAAAAAAGAGATAATAAAAAAGAGTACTATATAATTCATCCAGTTTTAAAAAAATTGGCATTAAATAAAAAAGAGATAATAGTAAAAAATGAGAAAAGTCTATAG
- a CDS encoding class I SAM-dependent methyltransferase — protein sequence MRKVYRYTDNSNYWNERWESSGVDITGFKSTNFYPIKQAEEFLKDYTDTQTILELGCGAGRLYFHYKNKKYNIKGIEYSQVAVNNIKNVIDNKDDIIQGNVLNLPYDKYSFDYIIAFGLFHNLEDVNDVQKAFDETARVLKKKGTLLFSVRYDSFENNLIEKIIKSRNKEKKFNKFHRLHFDLESTIEILRKAGFKIKNIQYERNVSFLFKYDFFRTKNMKDKIFVESKARSEGFKLNKLGEIIDNFLHKYFSKHFSNLLIVTVEKE from the coding sequence ATGAGAAAAGTCTATAGATATACAGATAATAGTAATTATTGGAATGAAAGATGGGAAAGTTCTGGTGTTGATATTACCGGATTTAAAAGTACAAATTTTTATCCTATAAAACAAGCAGAAGAGTTTTTAAAAGATTATACAGATACTCAAACTATATTAGAATTAGGTTGTGGAGCAGGAAGACTATATTTTCATTATAAAAATAAGAAATATAATATTAAAGGAATTGAATATAGTCAAGTGGCTGTAAATAATATTAAAAATGTTATAGATAATAAAGATGATATTATTCAAGGAAATGTATTAAATCTTCCTTATGATAAGTACTCTTTTGATTATATTATTGCTTTTGGATTATTCCATAATTTAGAAGATGTTAATGATGTACAAAAAGCTTTTGATGAAACAGCCAGAGTATTAAAGAAGAAAGGAACTTTACTCTTTTCCGTAAGATATGATTCTTTTGAAAATAATCTAATTGAAAAAATAATAAAAAGCAGAAATAAAGAAAAAAAATTCAATAAGTTTCATAGGTTGCATTTTGATTTAGAATCAACTATAGAAATACTTAGAAAAGCTGGATTTAAAATAAAAAATATTCAATATGAAAGAAATGTATCTTTTTTATTTAAATATGATTTTTTTAGAACAAAAAATATGAAAGATAAAATATTTGTAGAATCAAAAGCACGTTCTGAAGGTTTTAAGTTGAATAAACTTGGAGAGATTATAGATAATTTTTTACATAAATATTTTTCTAAACATTTTTCAAATCTACTAATAGTTACTGTGGAAAAAGAATGA
- a CDS encoding PEP/pyruvate-binding domain-containing protein — protein sequence MMRLSKAQALLFLKDKVQKSKILPPLVFKASSFIPEVINDIKAFFKNNVIVRSSSFDEDTEYFSNAGHYKSILDVNINNDDEISNAIKEVILSYNGQNLDKNEILIQSMLKNVVYSGVVFTSDLDSLSSYYIVNYDTKGSTSSVTDGTGKNLKTYIEYKNAFNIQRKSPFLDQLIKAVKELELILDNSFLDIEFGYDGKDIYIFQVRPIVKENKHDLSEIDYEKALYKLHKKIKKLNCPHPNLLGNYTMYGVMPDWNPAEIIGKKPKKLSLSLYKELITDSIWANQRSNYGYRDLRTHPLLVNFLGVAYIDIRVSFNSFIPNSLNKETAEKLVEFYLEYLKNNPSRHDKVEFDIILSCYDFSTNSKLENLYAHNFSKDEINSIKVSLIELTNNVFSLYKDDLNKIEVLKEKYELIMKSNLSLIDKIYWLTEDCKRYGTLPFAGLARCAFIAVSFLKSFIDKNIISNNEYVSFMNSLQTVSKKLSKEYNELEIDSFLEKYGHLRPGTYEITSKRYDESFHLYFSKTKVKSEEKEHFSFTNHQLSQIDNYLKKSKLKITAIELVEFIKKSIEAREYGKFIFTKSLSEILVLIEELAKRHNIKKEDMAYLDFKTILSLYSDLSFEDIKSLFEKQIKTNKKLYKITQGINLPDLLKNEFEIYSFYNLDSSANFVTLSSVEAEIVSEEQLYIEDLKNKIICIRSADPGYDFLFTKKIAGLVTCYGGANSHMAIRCAELNIPAVIGVGEKSYSDIIKYNYIGIDCNIQKIKRIG from the coding sequence ATGATGAGGCTCTCAAAAGCACAAGCTTTGCTATTTTTGAAAGATAAAGTACAAAAATCAAAAATTTTACCACCTTTAGTTTTTAAAGCTAGTAGTTTTATCCCTGAAGTAATTAACGATATAAAAGCTTTCTTTAAAAATAATGTTATAGTTAGGTCTTCTTCTTTTGATGAAGATACTGAATATTTTTCTAATGCTGGACATTATAAGTCAATCTTAGATGTAAATATTAATAATGATGATGAAATAAGTAATGCTATAAAAGAGGTGATATTATCTTATAATGGACAAAACTTAGACAAAAATGAGATTTTAATTCAATCAATGTTGAAAAATGTAGTTTATAGTGGTGTGGTTTTTACTAGTGATCTTGATTCTTTAAGCTCATATTATATAGTTAATTACGATACTAAAGGAAGTACTTCAAGTGTTACTGATGGAACAGGGAAGAATCTTAAAACATATATTGAATATAAAAATGCTTTTAATATTCAAAGAAAGAGTCCTTTTCTTGATCAATTAATAAAAGCTGTTAAAGAGTTGGAGTTGATATTAGATAACTCTTTTTTAGATATTGAGTTTGGTTATGATGGAAAAGATATTTATATTTTTCAAGTAAGACCAATTGTAAAAGAGAATAAACATGATTTATCTGAAATTGATTATGAAAAAGCCCTTTATAAGCTACATAAAAAAATAAAAAAACTTAATTGTCCACATCCAAATTTATTAGGAAATTATACTATGTATGGAGTTATGCCTGATTGGAATCCTGCAGAGATCATAGGCAAGAAACCTAAAAAACTATCTTTATCTTTATACAAGGAATTAATTACTGATTCTATTTGGGCAAATCAACGTAGCAATTATGGTTATAGAGATCTTCGCACTCATCCTTTATTAGTAAACTTTCTTGGAGTAGCATACATAGATATTCGTGTAAGTTTTAATTCTTTTATTCCTAACTCACTAAATAAAGAGACAGCAGAAAAGTTAGTTGAGTTTTATTTAGAGTATTTAAAGAATAATCCATCTAGACATGATAAAGTTGAATTTGACATAATCCTTTCTTGTTATGATTTTTCAACTAACAGTAAATTAGAAAATCTTTATGCTCATAATTTTTCAAAAGATGAGATTAATTCTATAAAAGTTAGTTTAATAGAGTTAACAAATAACGTGTTCTCTTTATATAAGGATGATTTGAATAAGATTGAAGTTTTAAAAGAAAAATATGAACTAATAATGAAATCTAATTTGTCTTTGATTGATAAAATTTATTGGCTTACAGAAGATTGTAAAAGATATGGAACTTTACCTTTTGCTGGACTAGCAAGATGTGCTTTTATTGCTGTATCCTTTTTAAAATCATTTATTGATAAGAATATAATTTCAAATAATGAATATGTAAGCTTTATGAATTCATTACAGACAGTATCAAAGAAGTTATCAAAAGAGTATAATGAATTAGAAATTGATTCTTTTCTAGAAAAATATGGACATTTAAGACCTGGTACATATGAGATAACTTCAAAACGTTATGATGAAAGTTTTCATTTGTACTTTTCTAAGACTAAAGTTAAAAGTGAAGAAAAAGAGCATTTTAGTTTTACTAATCACCAGTTATCCCAAATAGATAATTATTTAAAAAAGTCTAAACTTAAAATTACGGCTATAGAGTTAGTAGAGTTTATTAAAAAGTCAATAGAAGCAAGAGAATATGGAAAATTTATCTTTACTAAATCATTAAGTGAAATTTTAGTTTTAATAGAAGAACTAGCTAAAAGACATAATATAAAAAAAGAAGATATGGCATATTTAGATTTTAAAACTATTTTATCACTTTATTCTGATTTGAGTTTTGAAGATATAAAATCTTTATTTGAAAAACAAATAAAAACAAATAAGAAGCTTTATAAAATAACACAAGGCATTAACCTTCCTGATTTATTAAAAAATGAGTTTGAAATATATAGTTTTTATAATTTGGATAGTAGTGCAAACTTTGTTACATTAAGTAGTGTTGAAGCAGAAATAGTATCAGAAGAACAACTCTATATTGAAGACTTAAAAAATAAGATTATTTGTATTAGGTCTGCAGATCCGGGATATGATTTTTTATTTACTAAAAAAATAGCAGGATTAGTCACATGTTATGGAGGTGCAAACTCACATATGGCAATTCGTTGTGCAGAATTAAATATTCCAGCGGTGATTGGTGTAGGAGAAAAGTCTTATTCAGATATAATCAAATATAATTATATTGGTATAGATTGTAATATCCAAAAGATTAAGAGAATAGGATGA
- a CDS encoding gamma-glutamyl-gamma-aminobutyrate hydrolase family protein (Members of this family of hydrolases with an active site Cys residue belong to MEROPS family C26.) gives MKKIIVITQRIEYIDKYSEIRESLDSSYLILLRACGYIPIVISYTSNIAEVMNKFKVDGVVLSGGNDLNTCNKNKSSALRDNFEDKLISYCIDNGIPILGICRGLQVIANYFGSTFTSVKNQVAIKHQLLVNPKSYYYENLVKLKKVNSYHNYGVKELSVDLFSSAYSEEGIIKAIEHRKYKIFAQMWHPEREVPLKKSQINIIKSFFG, from the coding sequence ATGAAGAAAATAATTGTTATAACTCAAAGAATTGAGTATATTGATAAATATTCAGAAATACGTGAATCATTGGATAGTAGTTATTTAATTTTATTAAGAGCCTGCGGGTATATACCTATTGTAATATCTTACACAAGTAACATTGCTGAGGTTATGAATAAATTTAAAGTAGATGGAGTTGTTCTAAGTGGTGGGAATGATTTGAATACTTGTAATAAAAATAAATCCTCTGCATTAAGAGATAATTTTGAAGATAAGCTTATTAGTTATTGTATAGATAATGGTATTCCAATATTAGGAATTTGTAGAGGATTACAGGTTATTGCTAATTATTTTGGTAGTACATTTACTTCTGTAAAAAATCAGGTTGCAATTAAACATCAATTATTAGTAAATCCAAAATCATATTATTATGAGAACTTAGTAAAATTGAAAAAAGTAAACTCTTACCATAATTATGGTGTAAAAGAGTTGTCTGTTGACTTATTTTCTAGTGCATATTCAGAGGAAGGTATTATTAAAGCAATTGAGCATAGAAAATATAAAATATTTGCTCAGATGTGGCACCCTGAGAGGGAAGTGCCTTTAAAAAAATCTCAAATAAATATAATAAAATCTTTTTTTGGATGA
- a CDS encoding sugar phosphate nucleotidyltransferase gives MKLIILAAGQGTRLRPLTNNIPKCMVKYQDKPLIDYILEVTKDIEKRYIVTGYKSEVLKEYLKEQNLTFIYNKNYNKTNMVTSLFCAKEFMNDDLIISYSDIIYKKEVIEKLIKSKYDISVVVDKQWKKLWLQRMQNPLDDAETLKIKDNKIIELGKKTKDYSEIEGQYIGLIKISKNTIQKILAFYNNLSKDRYYDNKDFDNMYLTSFIQLIIDNLYDVNPIFINGSWLEVDCIEDLNTKMI, from the coding sequence ATGAAATTAATTATACTTGCAGCAGGACAAGGTACAAGATTGCGACCTTTAACAAATAATATTCCTAAATGTATGGTAAAGTATCAAGATAAACCTTTAATTGATTATATTTTAGAAGTTACTAAAGATATTGAAAAACGATATATAGTTACAGGATATAAAAGTGAAGTTTTAAAAGAGTATCTAAAAGAACAAAACCTTACTTTTATTTATAATAAAAATTATAATAAAACTAATATGGTAACAAGTTTATTTTGTGCTAAAGAGTTTATGAATGATGATTTAATTATTTCATACTCTGATATTATATATAAAAAAGAAGTTATTGAAAAGCTAATTAAATCGAAGTATGATATTAGTGTGGTTGTAGATAAACAATGGAAAAAATTATGGCTTCAAAGAATGCAAAATCCTCTTGATGATGCTGAGACACTGAAAATTAAAGATAATAAAATTATTGAACTAGGTAAAAAAACAAAAGATTATAGTGAGATAGAGGGTCAATATATTGGACTTATAAAGATTTCAAAAAATACAATACAAAAAATTTTAGCTTTTTATAATAATCTATCTAAAGATAGATATTACGATAATAAAGACTTTGATAATATGTATCTGACTTCTTTTATTCAACTAATAATTGATAACTTGTATGATGTAAATCCTATTTTTATAAATGGGTCTTGGTTAGAAGTTGATTGTATTGAAGATTTAAATACAAAAATGATTTAA